In Paenibacillus algicola, a genomic segment contains:
- the kduI gene encoding 5-dehydro-4-deoxy-D-glucuronate isomerase: MERRFASHPNEVKQFDTDRLRKEFHIPTLFTPDQLELVLTHEDRLIIGGAHPVQGEVKLDTDMKELGVEYFLERREIGIINVGGTGTVTADGEEFTLNHKECLYIGMGTKDVIFKSSDASQPAKFYLNSAPAHKAFPAAKATLEEADSSALGDIKNSNDRVIYRFIHQKGIDSAQLVMGMTLLKEGNMWNTMPAHTHPRRMEAYMYFDLPEDAAVIHLMGQPSETRHIVMRNEQAVISPSWSIHSGVGTSNYTFVWGMAGDNKRYDDMDPVSMKELR, from the coding sequence ATGGAGAGACGTTTTGCTTCGCACCCGAATGAGGTTAAGCAATTTGATACTGACCGACTGCGCAAGGAGTTTCACATCCCTACCCTGTTTACACCCGATCAGCTAGAGCTTGTGCTGACCCATGAGGATCGCCTGATTATCGGCGGCGCTCACCCTGTACAAGGTGAAGTGAAGCTGGATACAGACATGAAGGAGCTGGGCGTGGAATACTTCCTGGAGCGCCGCGAGATTGGTATTATTAACGTAGGCGGCACCGGTACCGTTACGGCGGACGGAGAAGAATTCACACTGAACCACAAAGAATGCCTGTATATCGGTATGGGCACTAAAGACGTTATTTTTAAGAGCAGCGATGCTTCTCAGCCGGCCAAATTCTATCTGAACTCTGCTCCGGCGCATAAGGCATTCCCGGCAGCCAAGGCTACGCTGGAAGAAGCAGACTCCAGTGCACTGGGTGACATTAAGAACTCGAACGACCGCGTCATCTACCGCTTTATTCACCAGAAGGGCATCGACAGCGCTCAGCTCGTCATGGGCATGACCCTGCTGAAGGAAGGCAATATGTGGAACACAATGCCAGCCCATACTCACCCGCGCCGGATGGAAGCTTACATGTACTTCGACCTTCCAGAGGATGCAGCTGTTATCCACCTGATGGGACAGCCTTCCGAAACCCGTCACATCGTGATGCGCAACGAGCAGGCCGTTATTTCCCCGAGCTGGTCTATCCACAGCGGCGTAGGTACAAGCAACTATACATTTGTATGGGGAATGGCAGGAGACAACAAGCGTTATGACGATATGGACCCTGTATCCATGAAGGAATTAAGATAA
- the araA gene encoding L-arabinose isomerase, producing MKLQSRSFWFVTGSQHLYGPETLEQAAEHSRIIAAELDRDPSFTYPVVFKPVVKTPDEIYNLMLDANSDDSCAGIITWMHTFSPAKMWIAGLSQLHKPLLHFHTQFNRDIPWDTIDMDFMNLNQSAHGDREYGHIGARLGIARKIVVGHWEDADVRSSIAGWMRTAAAYSESRRLKVARFGDNMREVAVTDGDKVQAQIQLGWSVNGYGIGDLAQIMNQVSDAEVKELLELYEDQYSIAAAGLNQGPVRDSIAYQARIEIALKQFLEEGGFGAFTTTFEDLHGLKQLPGLAVQRLMEAGYGFGGEGDWKTAALTRVLKVLAGNKQTSFMEDYTYHFEPGNHLVLGAHMLEVCPSIAAEQPSIQVHPLGIGGKEAPARLVFNGCSGSAVNASLVDLGHRFRLLVNQVDGVKVEQEMPSLPVARVLWKPQPSLRESAEAWILAGGAHHTVLSYAVTAENLSDWAEMAGIEAVLIDQHTSIPRFKNELRFSEAAYRLR from the coding sequence ATGAAATTACAATCGCGTTCCTTCTGGTTCGTAACCGGAAGCCAGCATTTATACGGGCCAGAAACGCTGGAGCAGGCGGCAGAGCACTCACGCATCATTGCAGCAGAGCTGGATCGGGATCCGTCCTTTACGTATCCCGTGGTATTCAAGCCGGTCGTTAAGACCCCGGATGAGATTTACAATTTGATGCTGGATGCCAACAGTGATGACAGCTGTGCCGGAATTATTACGTGGATGCACACCTTCTCACCGGCAAAGATGTGGATTGCAGGCTTGTCCCAGCTGCACAAGCCGCTGCTTCACTTTCACACCCAATTTAACCGCGACATTCCGTGGGATACTATCGACATGGACTTCATGAACCTGAATCAGTCCGCTCATGGCGACCGTGAATATGGTCATATCGGAGCCCGCCTCGGCATTGCGCGCAAGATCGTGGTCGGTCATTGGGAAGATGCCGATGTGCGAAGCAGCATTGCCGGCTGGATGAGAACAGCTGCTGCCTATAGCGAAAGCCGCCGCCTGAAGGTTGCCCGCTTTGGAGACAACATGCGGGAGGTTGCGGTTACGGACGGCGACAAGGTTCAGGCACAGATTCAGCTGGGCTGGTCGGTTAACGGCTATGGAATCGGAGATCTGGCCCAGATCATGAACCAGGTCAGCGATGCCGAGGTCAAGGAGCTGCTGGAGCTCTATGAAGATCAGTATTCCATTGCTGCTGCAGGCTTGAATCAGGGGCCTGTCCGGGATTCCATCGCTTATCAGGCGCGCATCGAGATTGCCTTGAAGCAGTTTTTGGAGGAGGGCGGCTTTGGGGCGTTTACAACGACCTTTGAGGATCTGCATGGGCTGAAGCAGCTGCCGGGATTGGCTGTTCAGCGCCTGATGGAGGCCGGCTACGGCTTTGGCGGCGAAGGGGATTGGAAGACAGCGGCGCTGACCCGGGTACTAAAGGTGCTTGCGGGGAACAAGCAGACCTCCTTTATGGAGGATTACACGTACCATTTTGAACCGGGCAATCATCTGGTGCTGGGCGCACACATGCTGGAGGTCTGCCCCAGTATCGCTGCAGAACAGCCTTCCATTCAAGTGCATCCGCTGGGAATCGGCGGCAAGGAGGCGCCCGCTCGTCTCGTCTTTAACGGCTGCAGTGGAAGCGCGGTCAACGCATCCCTTGTAGATTTGGGACATCGCTTCCGTCTGCTGGTAAACCAGGTTGACGGCGTCAAGGTGGAGCAGGAGATGCCGAGCCTTCCTGTTGCCCGTGTACTCTGGAAGCCGCAGCCGTCTCTGCGTGAATCCGCAGAAGCATGGATTCTGGCTGGTGGAGCCCATCACACGGTCTTGTCCTATGCTGTAACGGCAGAAAATTTGTCCGACTGGGCTGAGATGGCTGGCATTGAAGCCGTCTTGATTGATCAGCACACCTCGATTCCGCGGTTCAAGAACGAGCTTCGCTTCAGTGAAGCCGCGTATCGTCTGCGTTAA